A region of Macrobrachium nipponense isolate FS-2020 chromosome 7, ASM1510439v2, whole genome shotgun sequence DNA encodes the following proteins:
- the LOC135217390 gene encoding E3 SUMO-protein ligase PIAS1-like: protein MEAYINIQRNIWSSAYQNWHVFPDSLWRPPHFDPRGVWEVQYGPLHFPPRPPAPTANYPSYNRPMARPVASFSDKPPQPPANLVTGNSGKLSDVKMKPLPVFKVVKNVLVDEYYGSIFNHSRTYSFRIDAGLIIDKRPGFEVVLRMAVLHFGSILSDELPLNVNVRVNEKSATLSNAKSPIVITKLSKLDGSYNTLCISSAMERNRRFLVQILIMARENVEDLCKKLNKKALTTALEDIKRNAFQKGGDIALASSFPLSLQCPLLKTRIELPGRSKECTHPQCFDLTAHIRLNADKASWSCPICFGSAELDELCIDEFVAHVLKTTSNCDMKIFLLSDGSWSVKSVDESEPEQLTDSASKKRVLMIDLTEDDGGKSSADENVNILTEEPPGKSSHKAKRSRLDNNNNNIGPRPQRKRKKPPRFGQ from the coding sequence ATGgaagcatacataaatatacagagaaacATTTGGTCTAGTGCTTATCAAAACTGGCATGTTTTTCCTGATTCATTGTGGAGACCGCCGCATTTTGACCCGCGAGGAGTTTGGGAAGTTCAATATGGTCCGTTACACTTCCCTCCACGTCCGCCGGCCCCTACTGCTAACTATCCGTCATATAATAGACCCATGGCAAGACCTGTTGCTTCCTTCTCCGACAAACCGCCTCAGCCGCCAGCCAATCTTGTTACCGGCAATTCAGGTAAACTTTCGGATGTGAAAATGAAACCCCTTCCAGTTTTTAAGGTCGTGAAGAATGTCTTGGTAGATGAGTATTATGGCTCGATATTCAACCATTCAAGAACTTACTCATTCAGAATTGACGCTGGATTGATAATTGATAAGCGTCCGGGATTTGAGGTGGTTTTAAGAATGGCTGTGCTACATTTTGGATCGATACTGAGTGACGAGCTGCCCCTAAATGTGAATGTGAGGGTGAATGAGAAATCTGCCACTCTGTCCAACGCCAAATCTCCCATTGTTATCACCAAGTTAAGCAAACTGGATGGCTCGTACAATACCTTATGCATATCCAGTGCAATGGAAAGGAACAGAAGATTCTTAGTCCAGATTCTCATAATGGCTAGGGAAAATGTCGAAGATTTGTGCAAGAAATTGAATAAGAAAGCCCTTACTACCGCACTGGAAGATATCAAAAGAAACGCATTCCAGAAGGGCGGTGATATAGCCCTAGCATCCAGTTTCCCGTTGTCCCTCCAGTGCCCTCTGTTGAAGACCAGGATCGAGTTACCGGGCCGGTCAAAGGAGTGTACCCATCCCCAGTGCTTCGACTTGACCGCCCACATTCGTCTGAACGCTGACAAGGCCTCCTGGTCCTGTCCAATCTGTTTCGGTTCGGCGGAACTGGACGAGCTTTGCATCGACGAATTCGTGGCACACGTGCTTAAGACCACGAGCAATTGtgacatgaaaatatttctactCAGTGATGGCAGTTGGTCAGTTAAATCAGTGGATGAGAGTGAGCCTGAACAGTTGACTGACAGCGCTTCGAAAAAGCGGGTGCTGATGATTGATCTCACTGAGGACGATGGTGGCAAATCTTCGGCAGACGAGAATGTCAATATTCTGACAGAAGAGCCTCCGGGAAAGAGTTCTCATAAAGCCAAACGATCTAGattggacaacaacaacaacaacatagggCCCCGTCcacagagaaagaggaagaaaccaCCCCGCTTTGGACAGTAA